Within the Labilithrix sp. genome, the region GGCCGATCGATCTGTGGCTCTACTACGGCGCGCCCTCCGCGGAGAGCGAGGCATCGCGCGACGCTACGTTCGTCCGTGGCGCGATCGAGAACCCGACCTTCGACGGCCCGCGCGGCTGGACGACGTTCGATTCGCACGAGTCCACGACGAGCACCGATCAGCGCTCCGTCACGATCGCGGACGGGAAGGCGTCGTTCTGGATGGCGCGTCAGCCCGATCCGAACGGCGCCACGATCGGCGCGTGCCAGCGTGCGAGCTTCGCAAGCGGATCGCGGTATCGGTTCCTCTTTGATTTGACGCTGACGGTCACCGAGCACGCGGGAGTCACCATCTTCTCGGGCGAGCTCGAGCCATCCAGCGTCGTGTGGTGGTTGCCCGGCACGAACCTCCATGCGCCGGCGCGGGTCGCGCATCTCCAGTCCGGTCCCTTCGACGAAGGAGTGAGGACCGTCTGTCTCGTCGCGAGCACCGTTGGCGGCGCGCACGGGACGGCCATCGGCGCGGAGCTCTCGAACCTCCGCGTTCGGCGCTGGCTCGACGGGGACCGTATCGCGACGATCGTGGGACCAGCGGAGGCCTCGTGCGAGCGATGATCGTGCTGCGGCGCGCGACGTTCGTCGTGGTGGCCGTCGCGAGCGTCACGGCGTGCGCCGATCTCCTCGGTGGTCTCGAGGAAGGTCGTCCACGCCCCTCCGAGCGCATCGGTGTGGACGCCTCACCGGTGGCGCCGGAGGCCGGGAGCGACGCGAGCGACGCCGGCGCTTGCGACGCTCGCCCGTGGCTCGACGGCTTCGCGCACCGCGTCTTCGTCGACGTCGCCATGCACGCAGCGATCACGGAGTACACCTTCGCTTTGCGGCTCGACACGAGGTCCCTCGTCGCGGCGGGGAGGCTCCGCGAGGACGGTCGCGACCTCCGCGCGACCGCTGCGGACGGGACGACGGTGCTGCCGCTCCGCCTCGGCTCGCCGATCGGCGACGCGACGAAGATCTGGGTGAAGACGGATCTCGCGGAGGGCGTGAACCGGATCTTCCTCTATTACGGCGACCCTGATGCAGGGCCCTCGCGCGACGACGTGTTCTTCGACGGCATCGTCGCGAACCCGCGCTTCGATCCGGACGCGGGCGGGTGGAGCGATCGCTATGGCGCCGGTGAGCTGGCCCTCCGCGACGGCGAGGCGATCGTCGTGTACGAGCGCGCCGGGTCCGAGCCCGAGTTCTTGCCGCGCGCCGGGTGGTGTCAGAGCTTCGTCTTCCCGTTCGGTCGCGCCTGGTCGATCGTCTTCGACGTGCGGCCGATCGTGGTCGGGACAGCGACGGTCGAGGCGTGGCTGCAGGACGGCCCGCGTCTCTGGGAGACCTCGAGTATCCAGCCCATCGACGACGCGACATCGCGCACCATCCAGCCGGGCGCGAGGGTTGTGTGCCTCGGCGTATGGCTGCCGAGCCCGGACGTTCCGGTGCGAGTCGGGGCGGCCTTCTCCAACGTCCGCGCGAACCCCTTCGCGTACAGTCCACCGCAGCTCTCCGAGCCGAGCCTCGAGGAGTCCCCGTGTCCTTGACCGAGACCGATCGTCGAACATACACAAAACTAAAATTTTGCTTACGTTTTGTGTGTATTCGCAGGTCACACAGTCCGCCCCGACGAGGAGCTCGTCGCCGCCTGGCTGTGGTCCGAGATGGCTGCAGACTGGCGCCGGCGCCGGTTTCGCGTGCCGCCCGACATCGTCCTCCACCACTCCGACGTGCCGCGTGAAGTCGCTCGTGGTTCGGCGCCGTGCCGACGACCAACCCGCGGCGCTCGCTGAGCGACTGCGCGAAGGACGGGCT harbors:
- a CDS encoding DUF2341 domain-containing protein, translating into MVIRALALAAAFTLASLGCATVLGGLDDGAPRDAGAEIEVEAGTDATPAPAPAPTCAWLGGFAHRVPLRVEHTGPRVAGYQVALALPASLAAKPDGADLRPTLADGVTRVPYWIEPDGAGAAKKLWMRVDLEERPIDLWLYYGAPSAESEASRDATFVRGAIENPTFDGPRGWTTFDSHESTTSTDQRSVTIADGKASFWMARQPDPNGATIGACQRASFASGSRYRFLFDLTLTVTEHAGVTIFSGELEPSSVVWWLPGTNLHAPARVAHLQSGPFDEGVRTVCLVASTVGGAHGTAIGAELSNLRVRRWLDGDRIATIVGPAEASCER